GCGGGCGCGGCGGTGACGGGCGCGGGCATCCTGGGGTTCGTTGGCCTGCTCGCCCCACACGTCGCGCGGCTGCTGGTGGGTGGCCGGCACGCGCGGCTGTTGCCCGTCAGCATGCTGCTGGGCGCGCTGCTGGTGCTCGCTGCCGACACGCTGGGCCGCACGCTGCTGCCCCCGCTGGAGGTGCCGGCGGGCCTGTTCACGACCCTGGTCGGCGCCCCATACTTCCTCTCACTGCTGCGGCGCAGCGCCTGAAGGCTCCATGACAGATGCAGACCACACCAGCCCCGCTCCACTCGTGACCACTGGCCTCAAGCTGGGGTACGGGCAGAGCATCATCATCCCGGATCTCGACCTGCGCGTGAGCGGCGGCCGGATCACCAGCATCATTGGCCCCAACGGCTGCGGCAAGAGCACGCTGCTGCGCGCCCTGGCGCGGCTGCTGCCCATGTCCGGCGGCCAGATCGAGCTGTACGGGCAGGCCCTGCACGCCCTGCCCAGCCGCGAGGTCGCCCGCCGACTCGCCATCCTGCCGCAGGGGCCCACCGCCCCCGAGGGCCTGAGTGTCGAGGATCTCGTGTGGTTCGGCCGCCACCCCCACCAGGGCCGCTTCCCGGTGCGCCGCCAGGAAGACCGCGAGGCGGTGCACTGGGCGCTCGACCAGACCGGCATGCGGATCTTCGCCGGACGGCCGCTCGACGCCCTCAGCGGCGGGCAGCGCCAGCGCGCGTGGATCGCCATGAGCCTCGCCCAGCAGACCGACATCCTGCTGCTGGACGAACCGACCACGTATCTCGACCTTTCCCACCAGCTCGAGGTGCTCCAGCTCGCCCAGCGCCTCAATCAGGATCAGGGCAAGACCGTCGTGATGGTGCTCCACGACCTCAACCAGGCCGTGCGCTACTCCGACGAGATCATCGCCCTGCATGCCGGACAGGTGTACGCGCAGGGGCCGGCAGCGGACATCCTGACCCACGAGTTGCTGCGCGACGTCTTTCACCTGAGGGGGCACATCCTGGCCGACCCGGATACCGGGAAGCCGCACGTGATTCCCTACGCGCTGACTCGGTAGCCCTCTCAGGCCCCGACGAGCGCTCCCAGACGCGCGAGGACTTCGCGGATGTTCTCCATGCTGGTGGCGTAGCTCAGGCGCACCTGCCCCGGCGCGCCGAAATCCGTGCCGGGCACGACCGCCACGCGCGCCTCGTCGAGTATCCGGCGGGCTGCCTCCAGCTCGTTCGGATCGATGCGGTCGGTGCCCGCCATGACGTAGAACGCGCCATGCGGGGTCGGCGTCGGCAACTCCAGGGCGTTCA
The Deinococcus sp. KSM4-11 DNA segment above includes these coding regions:
- a CDS encoding ABC transporter ATP-binding protein translates to MTDADHTSPAPLVTTGLKLGYGQSIIIPDLDLRVSGGRITSIIGPNGCGKSTLLRALARLLPMSGGQIELYGQALHALPSREVARRLAILPQGPTAPEGLSVEDLVWFGRHPHQGRFPVRRQEDREAVHWALDQTGMRIFAGRPLDALSGGQRQRAWIAMSLAQQTDILLLDEPTTYLDLSHQLEVLQLAQRLNQDQGKTVVMVLHDLNQAVRYSDEIIALHAGQVYAQGPAADILTHELLRDVFHLRGHILADPDTGKPHVIPYALTR